CTcgctcctctcccttcccagggACTGACACCAGGCAGACAACGCTCTGTGGCTTAACAGTGCCTCTTCTGAGTGTAAAGGTACAGAGAgaaatatatacacacacatctATAGGCGTATCCACAGGGATACAGGTGTGGCTGGGGTAGGCTCCAGGAGGAAGGGGCTCACTCAGATGGGACCACCAGCCACAGTGATGCCACCCCAGGCTGGCCACCCCTCCTGGCACAGTAGCCAAGGGCTCCAGTGCAGCTGGGACGGTGCTTTGATTCCTGAGATTCCTTTTAATGtcgattttaaaaaaaaaacaccgtGAGGCACCAGGAGCGGCCTGGCTGACCTGGCCACGGAGATTCCACCAGTGCTTTCAACCACAAGCCCCTTCAGGACTGGCAGTGGGGGGTTATCTTATCATGGTAAAACGTAGTTAAGAAATCAAGGGGGCAGGGGTGTATTTGCTGGTTTTGCAGGGTGGAAGCATTATTTAGTGTTATTGATGAGATtttcctaaaaatcccaaatcttgTGGCTTCATTGCTCTTGTCACTCCCGCTCGGTGTCTCTGTGACGTGCCAGCCAGGCCGTGCATGGAGTCATGATGTGAGGAAAGGCACTGATGTCACAGGTTTATCAGGACAAACAGGTTTCACCGGGAACAGGTGGATTTCAGGAGCGGGTGATTTCACTGGGAATACTGATTTCCCACGCGAAGGCTGCTGGGGAGGAGTGGTGCTGCCCTCCATGCCGGCGGCTCCAGGAGTCGTGGCCCGGACGGCACCGAGGGTGAGCGGCGTGGTGAAGGCtaagaggaggaagatgaggagcgCGGGCCAGGCGTGCAGGCGCGGGGTGTGGAGCGAAGGCGCCGCCATGTCCCCGGTGTCCGTGGGGGCCGCACTGCCGGGGCCGGGGGGAGCCCCTGGGCGGCGGAGCGAGGTCAGTAGTTGCAATGGCGCTGGCTGGGCTGGTGGACGAAGGCTCCCGGGAGCTGCttggcgcggcgggacgggcgCTGCCGGGCCCGGTTCTGCCGCTGCAGAGCCTTGTGGCCCAGGCGGTGCCGCTCCGCCAGCTGCTTGGCTCTCTGCGCCCGCTGAGCCTGGCCCAGCTTGTCCAGCGCCGCCGCCTTCACCGGCAGCGCCCGGCCCTGGTGCCCCGCGGGCGGCTCCGGCCGCGGCTCCGGCACGGCCCTGCGGAGACAGTGGCGTCAGCGCCACGGCGCGGAAAACCCGGCGGGAGAGGATAGAGCTCACCGACCTCCGGCACGGCCATCCTGCCCCGACAGCGGCCCCGGGGGAGGGATGCTTCAGCTCCGCCCGAAAAAATCCACCAGGAACTCCGCTGTGACTAAGTCCCTTAAGCCTGGTCTGTCTCCATCCCACTGTGACCCCTTTGGAGCCTTGGCCAGTCTCAGGCTCCCTGTGGCCCTTCTCTGATCCCTCCAGCACTGAGGCGCTCCTGAAGCTCTGGAAATCGAGCTCTGGCCCTCAGGGAGACTTTGGAAAGAGAGAAGTCCTGAAGGAATGGTGTCCACTAGCCAGGACCAGTGTCACCTAACCAGGAATGGTGTTCTCTAACCAGGAATAGCTCCCCGCAACTATGAATGTCCTCTAACTAAGAATGCTGTCCCCTAACCAGGAACAGTGTCTCCTGGCCTGGAGCAAAGCTCACTCTAGATTCTTACTTCTCCCCTGCCCCATTGAGAGGCTCCAGAGATGTTGTAGGGCTGGGATGGGGGGTCAGCAAGGACTCCATGGCatggtggcagccaggggctTGTCTGGCAGCAGTTGGGTTGAGCATGGGCATGCTCCAGGttttccctgggagctgctgggcaggaggaCAGATCTCCAGGATCTGGTCCCAGGAATGGGCATGGAGGGCTCCAGCCCTCAGGACTGGGGGGGCAAAGGGGCCATTTGGGACATTTCTGTTTCGTTTCCCCACTGCTAAAATAGGATTTGGGGCAAGGAGAAGCTCGTGGTGTCCCTCTGCCCACTGCTGTGGGATACACCCCTGCTGGGTCAGTCTGGAGCCAGGTGGGGGATTGAGGGGGGCTGCAGCACCCTCCTGCCTGGGGAACCTAGGGGTCTTCAGGGGGCCACTGTCTCCAAAGGCCACTATGTCCCATTGGGTTTGCTTTGCTTGGGCCGTACCTACGCAAAGCCCTGGTGTAAGCTCAGCCTGGCAAAGACCCCTGGACAGCTGGCGGGGTGACGGGTGGCACTGGCACATGTAGCACTGCCAGGAGTGGCCTTGGCACgggtggctgtgccaggagacCCTGCTAAGGGTAGGGGAGATGAACACAGCCCTCTCCCACCACAGCCCAGTGCCAAGCTCGTGTCCTGCAGCCATGGCCATCCCAATATACTACTGAGACCCCTTAGCAGAAGATTTTGGGTCACGGGGGCTGCCAGCCATGCCTGGTGCCAGCTGGGGCACTCTGCCAGATATGCAGGGTGCTCCCTGAGGTGGGCATGGGGACACTGATGTCCCCCACTGTCTCACTATGTCCATAGGTCAAACACTACTGGGTGTaggtggggatttggggtggcaGGACTGACTATCCACCCCTGGTCCCTCAgtgggtgctggggctgctgccccCCCCCAAACACCCTCAAAGTGCACTCACTCTGCAGCATCGTCCTCGGGGCCCTCCCCATCCACCTCGAGGGTGCTGGTGACGTAGACGGACATGCTGGGGTGCTCGATGAGCAGGTCCTCCATGGGGCTGCTCCCCACGCCGTCGAGGCCGGGCTCCTCTGCAGTAAAACAGGGGGGAGGGGTGACAAACCAACTCTCGTCCATCAAGCAGGGACCGGCCGGAGCCGGGGAAGCGGCTGGTGGCGGTGGCGGACCAGGGGGCGTCGGGCGGGGTCGCGCCGAGCGCCCGGTACCGCCAGgagccgggcggggccgggcgggacCGGGGCGGGCACGGCTGCCTGGGACAGGGGTGCAGAGCCATGCGGGGCGCAGcggggacacacacacataccaTGTAcagtggggagggagggggagagaaaggggCATCGTTAGTGTGAGAGACACCCACCGCCACCGCACCGCCACACGCGGGTCCTCCAGAAACCCCCGCTCCGGGACCCGGCCTGCCCTGGAAACCGGGCTGGCTGCTTGGACAAGCTGGACCAGAGTCGGGAGACCAGCAGGGTTTACTACAGCAatgggcttttttccttctcaaaagGAGAGAAGGTCAGGCAGTAGAAAACGCTGCTTTCCCCGTTCTAATGGCacccgggccgggccgggccgtgccggggCAACACTGACACGTCTGTGCTCACAAACACCACGCAGCACTCTGCAGACATGGAAACCAACCACACACACGGCAGAAAAACAGTCCACACCTTTTCTCTGGAAGAAATCATGGGAATATATAAATTCTTCAG
This genomic stretch from Cinclus cinclus chromosome 18, bCinCin1.1, whole genome shotgun sequence harbors:
- the TP53INP2 gene encoding tumor protein p53-inducible nuclear protein 2, with the protein product MFQRLTSLFFNDSNTPEGLEEPRPFVEEEEEEDGWLIIDLAGSRARPGPARPRPAPGGTGRSARPRPTPPGPPPPPAASPAPAGPCLMDESWFVTPPPCFTAEEPGLDGVGSSPMEDLLIEHPSMSVYVTSTLEVDGEGPEDDAAEAVPEPRPEPPAGHQGRALPVKAAALDKLGQAQRAQRAKQLAERHRLGHKALQRQNRARQRPSRRAKQLPGAFVHQPSQRHCNY